CGCGCAGCCGCAGTAACAGCGTGAACTCCTCCTCGGAGCTGGCGCGATCCGCATCGTCCGGGAACACGGGACGTTCCCTGAGTTCATTGATGCTGGCGTCGGCGGCTTCCAGGAGCTCCCGGCGCTGCTCCAGGAGAAGCTTGCGGAAGAACGCCAGTTGCTCGCGCCCCATGTATTCGTGATCGGGCATGTTCAGGAGTTCTGCCTCACTGATGTCTCCCGGCTCTCCGGACGGCACACTCATGTCGTGACGCCTTCTCTGGCGCTCTCGCAGGCGTCGAGGCAGAACAGGATCCGGGTAAAACCCGGGTCCTCGACCGGCGGGGAACGATGCACGAGGCCATTGCCTTCGTTGCCGGGGAAGCGGCTCCCCTTCATGACGCCCACCCACAGAGGCTCCAGCCGCTGCGCCGGCCCGAAACGCATCACCTCCTCGTTCGGGCGCCCACTGGCAAGGGCGCGACGGTCGACCTGGTCGTTGCTCAACCATTCCGTCGCCGGACCGCGATAGGTACACAGGAGTCGCAGGGTATTGCGATCAACGTGGAATCGCGGGCACATGGTGTCGCCCAGGGCCTCGATACGAATCCGCAGCGCGGATGCCCCTGCGACCCTCGCGAAGACGGCCGCAAGACCGGACATATCCCGAATCCAGTGCGCCAGCAAGGCGGCATCAAGGCCCGCCGCATTCAGAGCGCGCGTGAGCGCACGGCCGGTCTCCGTCACCGCGGTTGTCTGCTCAATGGTGTCAGCCCAGCCCGGGTCCACCAGGGTGTCGATTTCCATGTTCAGGGGATGAACCGAAGAACGACGCCAGATGGCCATGTTCACGCCGCTTGTCAGGACTTCATCCAGGACACCGCACGCCGTCCCCGTCACACACGCATGTCCTTCCTGCGGCGCCACTGCGCGCTTGTGCACCTTGCGAACCTCCATTGCCCGATCAGTCTCTTACCGAAGAACTCTTAGATTACGTTATAACATAACTCTAATCGATGATGCCAGGTTCAGGACCTCGGCACCGAGGGGCCGCATGACCCGGGCCCTTCTTGACCCGGGTTCGGGGAGAGAGAAGAATCGGATGCCACTCCGGCGCATTGCCGGTCCCGCTTCCGGAGACCTCACCCTATGCGTGTCTTCGCCAATCCCGTCGGCTCCGGGTCGCTGTGGTTCGACAACCTGGCCACGGCCGACGGTACCCCGGTGGCCTACGATCCGCAGGCGCGGGCGTTCCTGCCCATGCCGCCCTTCTGCGTGAACCGCGACGTGATCGGCTGCAACTGGATTGCGCCCGAACAGGGGGCATTCTGCCGCTCCTGCGCGATGACGGCGCTGGCGCCGGATCCGTCCGTGCCCAATGCCATTGCGAACTGGGCGCAGACGGAAGCCGCCAAGCGCTGGGTGCTCGACAACCTCGGGCGGTGGCACTGGTTCCGGCCGGAGGACCCGGGCGCGCGCCCCGTGTTTCACATGCTCGCGGAGGGG
This portion of the Aquisalimonas asiatica genome encodes:
- the dksA gene encoding RNA polymerase-binding protein DksA — protein: MSVPSGEPGDISEAELLNMPDHEYMGREQLAFFRKLLLEQRRELLEAADASINELRERPVFPDDADRASSEEEFTLLLRLRDRERKLLPKINQALSRIDQGTYGWCEQTGEPIGLRRLLARPTATLSVEGQELKEARERHYTK
- a CDS encoding DUF1826 domain-containing protein, yielding MEVRKVHKRAVAPQEGHACVTGTACGVLDEVLTSGVNMAIWRRSSVHPLNMEIDTLVDPGWADTIEQTTAVTETGRALTRALNAAGLDAALLAHWIRDMSGLAAVFARVAGASALRIRIEALGDTMCPRFHVDRNTLRLLCTYRGPATEWLSNDQVDRRALASGRPNEEVMRFGPAQRLEPLWVGVMKGSRFPGNEGNGLVHRSPPVEDPGFTRILFCLDACESAREGVTT